CGTGGAGGTGGAGGCTCCGGCGGTGGAAAGCTGGGCCGCACGGATCGCCAAGGACAACGGCTTCACCCAGGTCCAGCACACCGTGGAAATATACGGACTGTGCCCGGAGTGCGCCGCCGCCTGACGTAGGGGCCCCGCAGCTTATGCACACGCCAGCCCAGGGCTTCGGCGCATAAGAGCCCCGACGCAGCTTATGCGCACGCCAGCTCTGCGAAGCCTGCGCAGCTTGTCCACTGGCGCAGCTCCCTACACGCGCACGGCGCGTCATCGTCGGGCGGGGGCCCGACGCTCACCCGCTGCGGCTGATGGGCGGCACAAAGTCGCCCAGCGGCTCGCGCACCCACCAGTCACCCGTCTCGCGGCGCTGGCGCCAGGTGGTGAAGCGGCAGCTGAACACGCGCGCCCGCACCCACGCCGGCCGCTCGCCGCCAAACGGGTCGCGGCGCAGCAGCTTCAAGGTGGCCGGGTCGGCGTCCAGCAGCTTGTTCAGGAAGGGCACAAACCAGTTCAGTCCCGGCGAACCCAACGCCAGGAACCACATGAGCCAGTCGAGCCGCAGGTGGTAGGGCGCAAATTGGCGTGGCATGCGGCCCGGATCCCCCGGTTTGCCCCGGAAGCCGTACTCCAGCCACGGCCCGGTCTCGGGATCCCCGGCGGTCCCCTCGACCACCACCTCGTAGCGTTCGCGCGTGATGGAACCAAACGCGCCGTAGGCATTCGCCAGCCGCCACCGGTTGAAGCTGCCGTTCATCACCTGGTTCCGGGAGAACAGGTTCCGCAGCGGCCACCAGCTCAGCGCCAGCATCAGCACCCCCATGGCCAGCACGACGACGGCGAACCAGGCCGGCATTCCCAGCACCCCTTCCGCCGTGCCGGCCCCCGCTGCACCCGCCGGAAAGACCGCCAGCGCCGGCGTGGACACCGCGGAAAAGGCCAGGATGATGGTGATGGCATTCAGCCACGCAAAGTTCCCTGAAAGCACCAGCCAGCACTGCGTGGCGATGATGACGACGGCGGCCACGGTGGCCACCGGCTGCGGGGCGAACAGGAAAAACGGCACCACCAGCTGCGCGACGTGGTTGCCGAGCACCTCGGCCTTGTGCAGCGGCTTGGGCAGGTGGTGGAACCACCAGCTCAGCGGGTTGGGCATGGGCTGGGTCTCGTGGTGGTAGTACAGCGCCGTCAAGTCACGCCACGCGGGGTCGCCGCGCATCTTGATCAGTCCGGCGCCAAACTCCAGCCGGAACACCAGCCAGCGGAGGGCAAACAAGGTGATGGCCGGCGTCGTGGTCTGGTCAGAGCCCAGGAAGGCGGTCACAAAGCCGGCCTCCAGCAGCAGGATTTCCCAGCCGAACCCGTAAAACACCTGTCCGACGTTGACGATCGACATGTACAGCAGCCACATCGCCGCAAACACCAGCAGGGGCACCCAGGCCGGCCCGCGCTGGGGAAGCCCCGCCACCACCGAGAGTCCCAGCACGGCGCCCGTCCACGCCACGGCGCGCAGGAGCCGGTCCGAGTACCGCCATCGAAAGAGCGTGGGGCCGGGAAGGCGCACCACGCGGGCCAGGTAACGCGGCACGGGCAGCAGGCCGTGCTCGCCCAGCAGCGCCGGGAACTGCAGGGCGCCTGAGACAAAGGCAATGACAAAGATGGCCGCGACGCCGCGCTGGAGCACAAGCCGCCCCAGCCCGAAGTCCGCAGTGCCAAACCAGCCGCCCAACCAGTCCATGCACCCACGCTAGACCCTGGAGCTGCGCCGCGTCAGCCCGCGGCGCGCAGGAAGCACGGCTGCGTGCGCATAGCGGCGGGCCCTAGGCGTGCGCAGGAGGCGCCGCGGCCCGCGCCGTCCAGCCCCGCCGCCGCCGCAATGCGCCCAGCGCACGGCATACAAGGTAGATCACGAACGACAACGTGGTCACGTACGGCGAAATGGGGATGCGCCCGCCCAGCGCCAGCATGATCCCGCCCACCGTGGCAAGCATGGCAAAGGCGACGCTGAGCAGCACCACCATTCGCGGCGCGGCCGTCACCTGCAGGGCCGCGGCGGCCGGGGTGATGAGCAGGGCCAGCACCAGCAGCGCACCCACCACCTGGATGGACAGCGCGACCGAAATCCCCAACAGGAACATGAACGCCACCGACAGCGTCCGGACCGGAA
This genomic stretch from Arthrobacter dokdonellae harbors:
- a CDS encoding lipase maturation factor family protein: MDWLGGWFGTADFGLGRLVLQRGVAAIFVIAFVSGALQFPALLGEHGLLPVPRYLARVVRLPGPTLFRWRYSDRLLRAVAWTGAVLGLSVVAGLPQRGPAWVPLLVFAAMWLLYMSIVNVGQVFYGFGWEILLLEAGFVTAFLGSDQTTTPAITLFALRWLVFRLEFGAGLIKMRGDPAWRDLTALYYHHETQPMPNPLSWWFHHLPKPLHKAEVLGNHVAQLVVPFFLFAPQPVATVAAVVIIATQCWLVLSGNFAWLNAITIILAFSAVSTPALAVFPAGAAGAGTAEGVLGMPAWFAVVVLAMGVLMLALSWWPLRNLFSRNQVMNGSFNRWRLANAYGAFGSITRERYEVVVEGTAGDPETGPWLEYGFRGKPGDPGRMPRQFAPYHLRLDWLMWFLALGSPGLNWFVPFLNKLLDADPATLKLLRRDPFGGERPAWVRARVFSCRFTTWRQRRETGDWWVREPLGDFVPPISRSG